In Anseongella ginsenosidimutans, one genomic interval encodes:
- a CDS encoding DUF3823 domain-containing protein, producing MKKSLLVLILPLLMSVYSCEIDNYEPPGETLKGRVVDAATGELVLTDQGSEGTRIRMRELSWEEAEPENLDFYCMKEGIFQNTKVFRGFYNVRADGAFIPLIRVNTSGDTLADESMNLQIEGLTEIEFRVQPFLKLEWVGQPTVEDGKVTATVKVSRAVSPEDFRAKIEPMGGYSDDFLNVTDVRLFVSQVPYVGYRDWDNRYSTIVEYAGDSFEALLGEPVTITTQGTIPPGRTVFIRAAARINYATENIRRHNYNEAIRVDIPR from the coding sequence ATGAAAAAGTCATTGCTTGTTTTGATCTTACCCTTGCTAATGTCTGTTTATTCATGTGAAATAGATAATTATGAACCGCCCGGGGAAACTTTAAAGGGCAGGGTCGTGGACGCAGCTACAGGCGAACTGGTACTCACCGACCAGGGAAGCGAAGGAACGCGCATCCGGATGCGCGAACTCAGCTGGGAAGAAGCAGAGCCGGAGAACCTCGATTTCTATTGTATGAAAGAAGGGATTTTTCAAAATACAAAGGTATTCCGCGGCTTTTATAACGTACGGGCAGACGGTGCATTCATTCCTCTGATACGGGTAAACACAAGCGGAGACACCCTGGCCGACGAGTCAATGAACCTTCAAATAGAAGGGTTAACCGAAATAGAGTTCAGAGTACAACCTTTCCTGAAGTTAGAATGGGTAGGTCAGCCAACGGTAGAAGACGGGAAAGTAACCGCTACGGTTAAAGTGAGCAGGGCGGTGAGTCCCGAAGATTTTAGGGCCAAAATTGAGCCCATGGGAGGATACAGCGATGATTTTCTGAATGTGACCGATGTGCGCTTGTTTGTTAGTCAGGTTCCTTATGTAGGTTACCGCGACTGGGATAACCGCTATTCGACAATTGTCGAGTATGCCGGAGATTCCTTTGAAGCCTTACTGGGCGAGCCAGTTACCATTACTACCCAGGGGACCATTCCGCCCGGCAGGACCGTTTTTATACGAGCCGCTGCAAGGATCAACTACGCAACGGAAAACATTCGGCGCCATAATTATAACGAAGCGATCAGAGTAGATATTCCCCGATAA
- a CDS encoding GDSL-type esterase/lipase family protein yields MLKHRLLRSTFVSIWILLVSSCFQAAAQSPGNFPPLEFRKGERIVFLGGSLFENELKEGYIEFALATRWPGRELTFRNLGWTGDNVFGEARSTFTSTPTAYQQLFQQIRSTRPDYVLIAYGTVEAQKGSAGLDAFSKGLEVIIDSVDALGAQTILLSTIPVKLAGTPENTVIQNKYLKTYSDAISGIASKRKKRFIDLYTPVSQHKGAIYAYNGIHLNDEGYYYLAGLLEKAFGWPARGEKVAIDAAANSGGANSGSGEKVEFSIEEKLLPLPVPASSQETSKASSQGTPAPADPSVSVSIQIRGLKAGRYMLTENGKELLTASADELAKGITLDKGVSQEQSARLSDSIGRKNNLFFQQYRPLNRTYILGFREYEQGRHKKGLQDLGLIITRVEEEIHQHCKPVKKNYALSPVK; encoded by the coding sequence ATGTTAAAGCACCGGCTGTTACGCAGCACTTTCGTATCAATCTGGATTTTATTAGTTAGCAGCTGCTTCCAGGCGGCCGCTCAAAGCCCGGGCAATTTTCCGCCGCTGGAGTTCAGGAAAGGGGAAAGGATCGTTTTTCTTGGAGGTTCTCTTTTCGAAAATGAACTGAAAGAAGGATACATTGAATTTGCCCTTGCTACCCGCTGGCCCGGCCGCGAACTTACGTTCCGGAACCTTGGCTGGACGGGCGACAATGTTTTTGGCGAGGCGCGCAGCACGTTTACTTCCACGCCTACGGCTTACCAGCAGCTTTTTCAGCAGATCAGAAGCACCAGGCCTGATTACGTGCTGATTGCTTATGGAACCGTGGAGGCGCAAAAAGGATCCGCGGGGCTTGACGCATTTAGCAAAGGGCTTGAAGTGATAATAGACTCGGTAGATGCTTTGGGGGCGCAGACGATCCTGCTCTCTACCATTCCTGTGAAACTTGCCGGTACGCCGGAAAACACGGTGATACAGAATAAGTACCTTAAAACCTACAGCGACGCTATTTCCGGAATCGCTTCAAAACGAAAAAAGCGATTTATAGATCTCTATACGCCGGTTTCGCAGCATAAAGGAGCTATTTATGCTTATAACGGCATCCATTTGAATGATGAGGGCTATTATTACCTTGCCGGGCTGCTTGAAAAGGCGTTTGGCTGGCCAGCCCGGGGCGAAAAGGTCGCGATTGATGCGGCGGCGAACAGCGGCGGGGCGAACAGTGGCAGCGGCGAAAAAGTTGAGTTCAGCATCGAAGAAAAGCTGCTGCCCCTTCCTGTACCGGCTTCGTCACAGGAAACTTCGAAGGCTTCGTCCCAGGGAACTCCGGCGCCGGCTGATCCTTCGGTTTCCGTTTCCATTCAAATCAGGGGCCTGAAGGCGGGGCGTTATATGCTAACGGAGAATGGTAAAGAATTACTCACTGCCTCTGCAGATGAATTGGCGAAAGGAATAACACTTGATAAAGGTGTTTCCCAGGAGCAGTCAGCAAGGCTCAGTGATTCCATTGGCAGGAAGAATAACCTGTTTTTCCAGCAGTATCGTCCACTGAACAGAACCTATATCCTGGGATTCCGGGAGTATGAACAAGGCAGGCATAAAAAGGGCCTCCAGGACCTCGGGTTAATAATCACACGGGTGGAAGAGGAAATTCACCAGCACTGCAAACCAGTTAAGAAAAACTACGCACTCAGCCCTGTAAAATGA
- a CDS encoding PVC-type heme-binding CxxCH protein has translation MKSIRASYSIKALVLPVFSTLLLPALFLTACSGNKEDRLKDLPDDHPEKELASFEVAEGFEVSLFAAEPLVEKPIQMNWDAQGRLWVVSSTAYPHLKTGEIANDKIFILEDTDGDGAADKSTIFAEGLTVPTGILPGDGGVYVANSTEILHLSDTDGDGKADTRRKILDGFGTGDAHHLIHTFRWGPEGRMYFNQSIYIHSHVETPWGIRRLEGGGVWKLQPQTLELDVYAKGLINPWGLRFDKFGQSFLTDGAGGEGINYAFPGATFVTSPGAERILRGLNPGQPKHCGLDIVSGRHLPESWQGSLIANDFRANRINRFQLEEQGSGYASKQMPDLLWTDHVAFRPVDITIGPDGAIYVADWYNPIIQHGEVDFYDPRRDHQRGRIWRITAKDRDLVKKPELAGAAVTELLDALKEPEAWTRSQARQLLKERGAKEVAPALKDWIEALDKENEEYERLKLEALWVSQAIDTYNGPLLESLLNAKDHKVRAAALRALQLWHKQTDNLEAILQKAANDTHPQVRLEAVIALRTLNSAEAAKSALAVLDQPMDEFLDFALWQTVQQLEPEWIAVLKSDPAFFGDPAKTSYALKSAASPEAITLLTQLYKKGEVPEKYRQDALSAIAKRGQVQDLNDILDIAITGFSQQKRDVSAELAAIEAAAVQRKVAAGKQLSRLGDIIKGGNEASAMAAMKLAGALKVNALQPLLRSRLNHENRNYARTAMSALAAINPASAQTLIKNLTTAKHPLDLRLIAVSELALINAPEAAKIGAGLLNELDNPEQAQEVFNVFLSDRGRLHALAEELVATRIPEKVALAARQHLQKTIPANRREEADVKLLVQGLEASGGVLAAERMPQDLDADQIKSIAAEAEKGGNPLKGEHIFRRQELACLNCHAVGGAGGLIGPDLSSLGTSSPAETIIKSLMYPTESIKEGYELQRVSRKDLSEIMGYLVSDRPNEIVMRNAAGQEVSIPKDNIGEWEKVPGSLMPPGLTARLDKQEFLDLVSFLSSLGESGDFRVPAERFVRRWQMIPASEELADKITAEGVEAISREDKLSFQPNYSTVSGTLPLDELPVIEPGSGAPYSFVRFQVEVLTPGDVTLNFNDQSGIRSWANAKEVTIKDGKLVTSLPQGIHHITLAIDRNTRKQGPLSVMLIDGAAQTRLVMGR, from the coding sequence ATGAAATCAATACGCGCCTCCTATTCTATAAAAGCATTGGTGCTTCCGGTGTTCAGTACCCTCTTGCTTCCAGCCCTGTTTCTCACCGCATGTTCCGGTAATAAAGAAGATCGTCTCAAGGATCTTCCGGATGATCATCCCGAAAAGGAACTGGCATCCTTTGAAGTTGCAGAGGGCTTCGAGGTTAGCCTGTTTGCCGCCGAACCGCTTGTTGAAAAACCTATTCAAATGAACTGGGACGCCCAGGGCCGGCTTTGGGTGGTCAGCAGCACGGCTTATCCGCATCTTAAAACGGGGGAGATAGCGAATGATAAAATTTTTATACTGGAGGATACCGATGGAGACGGAGCTGCGGACAAATCGACCATTTTTGCCGAAGGGTTAACAGTGCCAACCGGCATTCTGCCTGGAGACGGCGGAGTTTATGTAGCGAATTCCACGGAAATACTTCATTTATCGGATACCGACGGCGATGGCAAGGCCGATACAAGAAGAAAAATTCTGGACGGTTTCGGAACAGGGGACGCTCACCATCTGATTCATACCTTCCGCTGGGGGCCTGAAGGAAGAATGTATTTCAACCAGTCGATCTACATCCACAGTCATGTGGAAACCCCCTGGGGAATCAGAAGGCTAGAAGGCGGCGGTGTCTGGAAGCTTCAGCCGCAAACGCTAGAACTTGATGTGTATGCGAAAGGCCTTATCAATCCCTGGGGCTTGCGCTTTGATAAATTCGGTCAGTCATTCCTGACCGATGGCGCCGGAGGAGAAGGCATTAACTATGCCTTTCCCGGAGCTACTTTTGTGACCTCGCCTGGTGCAGAGCGGATTTTGCGCGGTTTGAATCCCGGACAACCTAAACACTGCGGGCTGGACATTGTTTCTGGGCGGCATTTGCCTGAATCATGGCAAGGAAGCCTGATCGCGAATGATTTTCGCGCCAATCGTATTAACCGTTTTCAGCTTGAAGAGCAGGGCAGCGGGTACGCGTCCAAGCAAATGCCTGATCTCCTCTGGACCGACCATGTTGCGTTCCGGCCTGTTGACATCACCATCGGCCCCGACGGCGCCATTTATGTGGCGGACTGGTATAATCCGATCATACAACACGGTGAAGTGGATTTTTATGATCCTCGAAGAGACCATCAGCGCGGCCGGATCTGGCGGATTACCGCGAAAGACCGGGATTTAGTGAAAAAACCTGAATTAGCCGGCGCTGCGGTTACCGAACTGCTGGACGCATTGAAAGAACCTGAAGCCTGGACCCGTTCGCAGGCCCGGCAGCTTTTAAAGGAAAGAGGCGCGAAAGAAGTTGCTCCTGCCCTGAAGGACTGGATCGAGGCATTGGACAAAGAAAACGAGGAGTATGAACGCCTTAAGCTGGAAGCATTGTGGGTGTCTCAAGCGATAGATACCTACAACGGCCCTTTGCTGGAAAGCCTTTTGAACGCGAAGGATCATAAAGTAAGAGCGGCGGCCCTGAGAGCCTTGCAGCTGTGGCATAAACAGACCGATAACCTGGAAGCCATCCTGCAGAAAGCCGCTAATGATACCCATCCCCAGGTTCGGCTGGAGGCCGTCATTGCGCTTAGAACGCTGAATAGCGCTGAGGCGGCTAAATCTGCGCTGGCCGTACTGGATCAGCCAATGGATGAATTCCTGGATTTCGCCCTCTGGCAGACGGTGCAGCAGCTCGAGCCGGAATGGATAGCGGTCCTCAAAAGCGACCCTGCTTTCTTTGGCGATCCGGCAAAAACTTCGTATGCGTTAAAATCCGCGGCAAGCCCGGAGGCGATCACTTTGCTGACCCAGCTCTACAAAAAAGGCGAAGTCCCGGAAAAATATCGGCAGGATGCGCTTTCCGCCATTGCGAAAAGAGGACAGGTTCAGGACCTGAACGACATCCTGGACATAGCCATAACCGGTTTTTCACAACAAAAACGCGATGTTTCCGCTGAACTTGCTGCTATTGAAGCGGCTGCCGTGCAAAGAAAGGTAGCCGCCGGCAAGCAGCTATCCCGGCTCGGCGATATCATAAAGGGCGGGAACGAGGCTTCCGCCATGGCGGCGATGAAGCTTGCGGGCGCCCTCAAAGTAAACGCGCTGCAGCCACTCCTGAGATCACGGCTTAACCACGAGAACAGAAATTACGCCAGAACGGCCATGAGCGCGCTGGCGGCAATCAATCCTGCAAGTGCGCAAACGCTTATAAAAAACCTGACAACGGCAAAGCATCCGCTCGACCTCCGGCTTATCGCCGTTTCTGAACTTGCACTTATTAACGCACCGGAAGCAGCTAAGATCGGAGCGGGTCTTTTAAATGAGCTGGACAATCCCGAACAAGCTCAGGAAGTATTCAATGTCTTTCTTTCGGATCGCGGCCGGCTTCATGCCCTCGCAGAAGAGCTGGTTGCTACCCGGATCCCGGAAAAAGTAGCCCTGGCGGCCCGGCAGCACCTTCAAAAGACAATCCCGGCTAATCGCAGGGAAGAAGCAGACGTTAAATTACTGGTACAAGGGCTGGAAGCATCCGGCGGCGTACTTGCCGCAGAGCGTATGCCCCAGGACCTTGATGCAGATCAGATCAAAAGCATCGCGGCCGAAGCGGAGAAAGGCGGGAACCCGTTAAAAGGTGAACATATTTTCCGCAGGCAGGAACTGGCCTGCCTGAACTGCCATGCAGTTGGAGGCGCCGGTGGCTTGATCGGCCCCGATTTAAGCAGCCTTGGAACAAGTTCACCTGCAGAGACCATCATAAAGTCACTCATGTATCCTACGGAATCGATCAAAGAGGGATATGAGTTGCAGCGCGTAAGCCGCAAAGACCTTTCTGAAATAATGGGCTACCTGGTCAGCGACCGGCCAAACGAAATTGTGATGAGAAATGCGGCCGGCCAGGAAGTGTCAATTCCAAAAGATAATATCGGGGAATGGGAAAAAGTACCCGGTTCCCTGATGCCCCCCGGCCTAACCGCCCGCCTGGACAAACAAGAGTTCCTGGACCTGGTTAGCTTCCTGTCCAGCCTCGGTGAATCCGGTGATTTCAGGGTCCCCGCCGAACGATTTGTCAGGCGCTGGCAAATGATCCCGGCCAGCGAAGAACTGGCGGACAAGATTACCGCCGAAGGGGTTGAGGCTATTTCCAGGGAAGATAAGCTCAGTTTCCAGCCAAACTACAGTACTGTTTCAGGAACACTGCCTCTAGACGAATTGCCTGTTATAGAACCGGGTTCCGGCGCACCATACAGCTTCGTCAGATTTCAGGTAGAAGTACTTACTCCAGGTGATGTAACGCTTAATTTTAACGATCAAAGCGGTATCAGGAGCTGGGCCAATGCCAAAGAAGTGACAATAAAAGACGGCAAGCTGGTTACCTCGTTGCCCCAGGGCATCCACCATATCACGCTGGCCATAGACCGCAATACGCGGAAACAAGGTCCCTTATCGGTGATGCTTATAGACGGCGCGGCGCAAACACGTTTGGTGATGGGTAGATAG
- a CDS encoding ORF6N domain-containing protein, with amino-acid sequence MQIIQLIQNRIYEIRGERVMLDSDLASLYEVETRVLNQAVKRNIARFPNDFMFQLKFDEYENIERQVNALERLSSQFVMMNKLPSNRTDKYLPFAFTEQGIAMLSGVLRSDKAIKMNIAIMRAFVEVRKILLQHTDLREQLNAIKERLGEHDTQLNHIYDSPENLLNEKAAQLNWEKRQRIGFKT; translated from the coding sequence ATGCAGATAATACAATTAATTCAAAATCGGATTTATGAAATCAGGGGTGAGCGGGTTATGCTGGATAGCGATCTGGCTTCACTTTACGAGGTTGAAACAAGGGTTTTAAATCAGGCCGTAAAGCGGAACATTGCACGATTTCCAAATGATTTCATGTTTCAGCTTAAATTCGATGAATATGAAAATATAGAACGGCAGGTCAATGCCCTGGAACGTTTATCATCACAATTTGTGATGATGAACAAATTGCCGTCAAACCGAACGGATAAATATTTGCCCTTTGCCTTTACAGAACAAGGCATTGCCATGTTAAGTGGAGTATTGCGCTCTGATAAGGCCATAAAAATGAATATTGCCATTATGAGAGCCTTTGTCGAGGTTAGAAAGATCTTATTACAACATACTGATCTCAGGGAACAATTGAACGCAATAAAAGAGCGGCTGGGAGAACATGATACTCAGCTGAACCATATCTATGACTCGCCTGAAAATCTTCTGAACGAAAAGGCTGCCCAATTGAATTGGGAAAAGAGGCAAAGAATTGGATTTAAAACATAA